A window of the Blattabacterium cuenoti genome harbors these coding sequences:
- a CDS encoding RluA family pseudouridine synthase: protein MKKVQITANQNQKEIRIDKFLKKNMENISRNQIQKLTISGKVIVNQRIVKKNYKIKPLDFVEIEISNIPILDHLEYKNIISEKINLDIIYEDKDVIVVNKPAGMVVHPGFGNNKGTLIHGIKYHFQNSNLRNFNLYRSGLIHRLDKDTSGLLVLAKNEYSKKCLFQQFNSKTIQREYRALIWGNLLEEKGIIAGFIGRDPKNRKRMTIFRKNESYKGKYSITYYKVLERFQHLTYVSCNIKTGKTHQIRAHFKYLGHPLFHDSMYGGNRIFMKKKCSNKNIEFLKTCFKILPRQALHAISLSFIHPKNEKCYFYCPIPKDFQIVLQKCRKILL from the coding sequence ATGAAAAAAGTTCAAATTACTGCAAATCAAAATCAAAAAGAAATTCGTATTGATAAGTTTTTGAAAAAAAATATGGAAAATATTAGTAGAAATCAAATTCAAAAATTAACTATTTCAGGAAAAGTTATAGTGAATCAACGTATTGTAAAAAAAAATTATAAAATAAAACCTTTGGATTTTGTAGAAATAGAAATTTCTAATATTCCAATATTAGATCACTTAGAATATAAAAATATTATTTCAGAAAAGATAAATCTTGATATTATCTATGAAGATAAAGATGTTATTGTAGTTAATAAACCTGCAGGAATGGTAGTTCATCCTGGCTTTGGAAATAATAAAGGAACATTAATTCATGGAATAAAATATCATTTTCAAAACTCAAATTTGAGAAATTTCAATTTATATAGAAGTGGATTAATTCATAGATTAGATAAGGATACATCAGGTTTATTAGTTTTAGCTAAAAATGAATATTCTAAAAAATGTTTATTTCAACAATTTAACTCTAAAACAATTCAAAGAGAATATCGAGCTTTAATATGGGGAAATTTACTTGAAGAAAAAGGAATTATAGCTGGTTTTATTGGAAGAGATCCTAAAAATAGAAAAAGAATGACTATTTTTAGAAAAAATGAATCTTATAAAGGAAAGTATTCTATTACATATTATAAAGTATTAGAAAGATTTCAACATTTAACATATGTTTCTTGCAATATAAAAACAGGAAAAACACATCAAATAAGAGCACATTTTAAATATTTGGGGCATCCATTATTTCACGATTCTATGTATGGAGGGAATAGAATTTTTATGAAAAAAAAATGTTCAAATAAAAATATAGAATTTTTGAAAACTTGTTTTAAGATCTTACCAAGACAAGCTTTACATGCTATATCTCTTTCTTTTATACATCCAAAAAATGAAAAATGTTATTTTTACTGTCCAATACCTAAAGATTTTCAAATTGTTTTACAAAAGTGTAGAAAAATATTATTATAA
- a CDS encoding PASTA domain-containing protein has protein sequence MNYSKYFVIFIINFIISILILYKITQLALKWVDIYTKHGSYVVVPDLRDFNLTQSISILKKLGLKYDIDTSRYDPNFKINRILSFSPEAGNHVKEGRHIYIQVNSKSSQSILPDIINKDKRMAIKLLHANHISVKEIKYINDMDKDIILKVLYKKKSILFGYRFPTNTNQEGITLIIGKGYEKNNFIVPNVVGMNLYSAIYTLKKQFFHVINFYYDHPIKNPEKNAKVYRQKPDPGVIHDKNKSIELWVTSKEILDHLIQIEEKDSQKKTEKIQIEEINTKKQTEEKEQIESN, from the coding sequence ATGAATTATTCAAAATATTTTGTAATATTCATCATCAATTTTATAATTTCCATATTGATTTTATATAAAATTACTCAATTGGCATTGAAATGGGTAGATATTTATACAAAACATGGATCTTATGTTGTAGTTCCTGATTTAAGAGATTTTAATTTGACTCAATCTATATCAATTTTAAAAAAATTAGGTCTTAAATACGATATAGATACATCACGTTATGATCCTAATTTTAAAATTAATCGAATTCTTTCTTTTTCTCCAGAAGCGGGTAATCATGTTAAAGAAGGAAGACATATATATATACAAGTTAATTCTAAATCATCACAATCTATTTTGCCTGATATTATAAATAAAGATAAACGAATGGCTATAAAATTACTTCATGCTAATCATATATCCGTTAAAGAAATAAAATATATTAATGATATGGATAAAGATATTATTTTAAAAGTTTTATATAAAAAAAAATCTATTTTATTTGGATATAGATTTCCTACTAATACTAATCAAGAAGGAATCACTTTAATTATTGGAAAAGGATATGAAAAAAACAATTTCATTGTCCCTAATGTAGTCGGTATGAATTTATATTCAGCTATTTATACTTTAAAAAAACAATTTTTTCATGTTATAAATTTTTACTATGATCATCCAATAAAAAACCCTGAAAAAAATGCAAAAGTATATCGTCAAAAACCTGACCCTGGCGTGATTCATGATAAAAATAAATCTATTGAACTTTGGGTAACTTCAAAAGAAATATTAGATCATTTAATTCAAATAGAAGAAAAAGATTCTCAGAAAAAAACAGAAAAAATACAAATAGAAGAAATAAATACTAAAAAACAAACAGAAGAAAAAGAACAAATAGAATCGAACTAA
- a CDS encoding D-alanine--D-alanine ligase: MKKIAVIMGGYSKESIISLKSGKVVYENLCRKEFDPYRIYLFKDKWFMKDEKNKEYPINKQDFTVFKMKKLKFDCVFNAIHGTPGEDGILQAYFELLRIPYTGCNFHHANVTFNKKYCSTLLKHFGINTAESFFLNKNQIFCRKEILNKVGLPCFVKPNRSGSSLGISKVYEEKDLFDAVQKAFLEDEEIIIESFLKGKEVSVGVFSFKNKVVVLPITEIISQNDFFDFESKYSGKSKEITPAKLSPNIENKIRNVAEKVYKFLNLSGISRAEYIIVNEKPYFLEINTVPGLSEESIFPKQLKIVGISLSDVFKNTIYTSIEKMNK; this comes from the coding sequence ATGAAAAAAATAGCTGTCATTATGGGGGGGTATTCAAAAGAATCTATTATTTCACTAAAAAGTGGGAAAGTTGTTTATGAAAATTTATGTAGAAAAGAATTTGATCCTTATCGTATATATCTTTTCAAAGATAAATGGTTTATGAAAGATGAGAAAAATAAAGAATATCCTATTAATAAACAAGATTTTACTGTTTTCAAAATGAAAAAATTAAAATTTGATTGTGTATTTAATGCTATACATGGAACTCCAGGAGAAGACGGAATATTACAAGCTTATTTTGAGCTATTAAGAATCCCTTATACAGGATGTAATTTTCATCATGCTAATGTTACTTTTAATAAAAAATATTGTTCAACTTTGTTGAAACATTTTGGAATTAATACAGCCGAGTCTTTTTTTTTGAATAAAAATCAAATTTTTTGTAGGAAAGAAATTTTAAACAAAGTAGGACTTCCTTGTTTTGTAAAACCTAATAGATCTGGATCAAGTTTAGGGATAAGTAAAGTTTATGAAGAAAAAGATTTGTTTGATGCAGTACAAAAAGCTTTTCTAGAAGATGAAGAAATTATTATAGAATCTTTTTTGAAAGGAAAAGAGGTATCAGTAGGTGTTTTTTCATTTAAAAATAAAGTTGTGGTTTTACCAATAACAGAAATAATTAGTCAAAATGATTTTTTTGATTTTGAATCAAAATATTCTGGAAAATCTAAAGAAATCACACCGGCAAAATTATCTCCAAATATTGAGAATAAAATACGAAACGTAGCAGAAAAAGTATATAAATTTCTAAATTTATCAGGAATATCTAGAGCGGAATATATCATTGTAAATGAAAAACCTTATTTTTTGGAAATTAATACAGTTCCAGGCCTTTCAGAAGAAAGTATTTTTCCAAAACAATTGAAAATAGTGGGAATATCTTTATCCGATGTATTTAAAAATACCATATATACTTCCATTGAAAAAATGAACAAATAA
- the rseP gene encoding RIP metalloprotease RseP, with amino-acid sequence MSSILIRSIQLLLSISILVVVHELGHFIIAQVFKVRVERFFLFFDPWFSLVKKKIGHTIYGIGWLPLGGYVKISGMMMDDKNILSKDRIKNWEYRSKSAIKRLLIIAGGIIFNILLSVLIFTFLLFKYGETYLPTKNVKYGIVVDSLGKKIGLKNGDKILSVNEKYVPYFNDIPKAILLGNSITVDRMGNIIKLSLNNNKKKFLFDRKELNFFIQPRVPPIINSVIKNSEAEKYGLKNNDEILAINSEFVLFSDQLKDLLSKYKNENILISINRNGKFIQKEIFLDAKGVLGIYLKNFLDLDQIFLFEKNNYSFFESIPHAIKKAWDVLKNQIFFLKNVFHIETKAYKQIGSFFSIAKEFPPQWNWDIFWTLTATLSIWLAFLNLFPIPSLDGGYILFIMIEMITKKKINEEIIERCTIYGFVIISLIMMLIIIWDIFKVFLY; translated from the coding sequence ATGTCATCAATTTTAATTCGATCTATACAATTGCTACTTAGCATTTCTATATTAGTTGTTGTTCATGAATTAGGTCATTTTATTATAGCTCAAGTATTTAAAGTAAGAGTAGAAAGATTTTTTTTATTTTTTGATCCTTGGTTCTCTCTTGTTAAAAAAAAAATAGGACATACCATTTATGGAATAGGTTGGTTGCCTTTGGGAGGATACGTTAAAATATCTGGAATGATGATGGATGATAAAAATATTTTATCAAAAGATCGGATTAAAAATTGGGAATATCGTTCTAAATCAGCAATCAAAAGACTATTGATTATTGCAGGAGGGATTATTTTCAATATATTGTTATCCGTTTTAATTTTTACTTTTTTATTGTTTAAATATGGGGAAACTTATCTTCCTACAAAAAATGTTAAATACGGAATAGTAGTTGATTCTTTAGGAAAAAAAATAGGATTGAAAAATGGAGATAAAATTTTATCCGTAAACGAAAAATATGTCCCATACTTTAATGATATTCCTAAAGCAATTCTTTTAGGTAATTCTATTACTGTAGATCGTATGGGAAATATAATAAAATTATCATTAAATAATAACAAGAAAAAATTTCTTTTTGATAGGAAAGAACTGAATTTTTTTATTCAACCTCGTGTTCCTCCTATAATAAATTCTGTGATCAAAAATTCTGAAGCAGAAAAGTATGGATTAAAGAATAATGATGAAATATTAGCTATTAATTCTGAATTTGTTCTTTTTTCTGATCAATTAAAAGATTTATTATCAAAATATAAAAATGAAAATATATTAATATCCATTAATAGAAATGGAAAATTTATTCAAAAAGAAATTTTTTTAGACGCAAAAGGCGTTTTGGGAATTTATTTAAAAAATTTTCTGGATTTAGATCAAATTTTTTTATTTGAGAAAAATAATTACTCTTTTTTTGAGAGTATACCTCATGCTATAAAAAAAGCTTGGGATGTTTTAAAAAATCAAATCTTTTTTTTGAAAAATGTTTTTCATATAGAAACTAAAGCTTATAAACAAATAGGTAGTTTTTTTTCCATAGCTAAAGAATTTCCACCTCAATGGAACTGGGACATTTTTTGGACTTTAACTGCCACTTTATCTATTTGGTTAGCTTTTTTAAATTTATTTCCTATTCCATCATTAGATGGTGGTTATATATTATTTATTATGATAGAAATGATAACAAAAAAGAAAATAAATGAAGAAATTATCGAACGTTGTACTATTTACGGATTTGTAATAATTAGTTTAATTATGATGTTGATTATTATTTGGGATATTTTCAAAGTTTTTCTTTATTGA
- the feoB gene encoding ferrous iron transport protein B, whose protein sequence is MSKIKLALVGNPNVGKTSLFNKLTGLNQKVGNYIGVTVDKKIGYFYYDKTCYKIIDLPGTYSIYPSSEDEEVVCRLLSNINDLDYPDKIIVIADSSNLKKSLLLLRQVQDLGFPVLFVLNMLDEAKKKGIYINIEELKKILITEIVLINARKGTGLNKVKIKINNLKNQKRKKTYFFNPGLHYSFAINDVKNNYKVNTYQAWSYLTYNRKFLKEDYLLHEIKKKYNIIPKRLQIKETLDRYEEIGKILSKTVSEFISDKEKTYLEFSKKIDNYLIVHPFWGYFVFLFFLFFIFQCVFFWAEMPKQFIEFFFSFVQKKLENIYPGPLNNFLLQGIFPAISTIISFIPQISILLFFLLIMEESGYISRVIFLMDRIMRPFGLNGKSVVPLISSIACAIPAIMSARHIDNPRDRLITILATPFMTCSARLPIYTLIISVIIQDKKWYFIQLRGIVLMAMYILGIISALSVSIILHQFLKKNYKSHLIMEIPTYKIPMLKNVLITLWINVKSFIINAGKMILLINILIWVLGTFGPSENSSNKNSILKIEKRELPYSYLGLLGKKIEPVIHPLGYDWKIGIGLLSSLVAREVFVSTMSSVYSIEEKENFLKEKMKKEMYTKTKKPIYNLATGISLLFFYAFSMQCMSTLSIIRKETKSWKWPIFQFFFMTLLAYIASLLTYQILKK, encoded by the coding sequence ATGTCAAAAATTAAATTAGCGCTTGTTGGAAATCCAAATGTAGGAAAAACTTCTTTATTTAATAAATTAACTGGACTCAATCAAAAAGTAGGAAATTATATAGGAGTTACAGTTGACAAAAAAATAGGATATTTTTATTATGATAAAACGTGCTATAAAATTATAGATCTTCCTGGAACTTATAGTATATATCCTTCATCTGAAGATGAAGAAGTCGTTTGCAGATTGCTCAGTAATATAAATGATTTAGATTATCCAGATAAAATCATAGTAATAGCCGATTCCTCCAATCTAAAAAAAAGTCTTCTTTTACTTAGACAAGTACAAGATTTAGGCTTTCCTGTTCTTTTTGTTTTAAATATGCTTGATGAAGCAAAAAAAAAGGGAATATACATTAATATAGAAGAATTAAAAAAAATTCTTATAACAGAAATTGTGTTAATAAACGCAAGAAAGGGAACAGGATTAAATAAAGTAAAAATAAAAATAAATAATTTAAAGAATCAAAAAAGAAAAAAAACCTATTTTTTCAATCCAGGATTACATTATTCTTTTGCTATTAATGATGTAAAAAATAATTACAAAGTAAACACTTATCAAGCTTGGTCTTATTTAACTTATAATAGAAAATTTTTAAAAGAAGACTATTTATTACATGAAATAAAAAAAAAATATAATATTATTCCAAAAAGACTACAAATCAAGGAAACATTGGATAGATATGAAGAAATAGGAAAAATTTTATCAAAAACAGTTTCCGAATTTATTTCAGATAAAGAAAAAACCTATTTAGAATTTTCTAAAAAAATAGATAATTACTTAATCGTGCATCCTTTTTGGGGTTATTTTGTTTTTTTATTTTTTCTATTTTTCATTTTTCAATGTGTTTTCTTTTGGGCAGAAATGCCTAAACAATTTATAGAGTTTTTTTTTTCTTTTGTACAAAAAAAGTTAGAAAATATTTATCCTGGTCCTTTAAATAATTTTTTATTACAAGGGATATTCCCTGCAATTAGTACTATTATCTCTTTTATTCCACAAATTTCTATTTTACTATTTTTTCTTCTTATCATGGAAGAAAGTGGATATATCAGCAGAGTTATATTTTTAATGGATAGAATTATGCGTCCTTTTGGATTAAATGGAAAAAGTGTTGTTCCACTTATTTCTAGCATAGCTTGCGCTATTCCCGCAATCATGTCAGCTAGACATATAGATAATCCAAGAGATCGTTTAATTACTATTTTAGCAACTCCTTTTATGACCTGTTCTGCAAGGTTACCTATTTATACTCTTATCATATCTGTAATTATACAGGATAAGAAATGGTATTTTATTCAATTAAGAGGAATAGTGCTTATGGCTATGTATATTTTAGGAATCATATCTGCTTTGAGTGTATCAATAATTTTACATCAATTTTTAAAAAAGAATTATAAAAGTCATCTTATCATGGAAATTCCCACTTATAAAATTCCTATGTTAAAAAATGTGTTGATTACTCTATGGATTAATGTTAAATCATTTATTATAAATGCAGGAAAAATGATTTTATTGATTAATATATTGATTTGGGTCTTGGGGACTTTTGGTCCTTCAGAAAATTCCTCAAATAAAAATTCAATCTTAAAAATTGAAAAAAGAGAATTGCCTTATTCTTATTTGGGATTATTGGGAAAAAAAATAGAACCTGTAATTCATCCATTAGGATACGATTGGAAAATTGGAATCGGATTGCTATCATCTCTTGTAGCGAGAGAAGTTTTTGTTAGTACTATGTCTTCTGTATATAGCATAGAAGAAAAAGAAAATTTTTTAAAAGAAAAAATGAAAAAAGAAATGTACACTAAAACTAAAAAGCCTATTTATAATTTAGCAACAGGGATTTCTTTACTATTTTTTTATGCATTTTCTATGCAATGTATGAGTACCTTATCCATAATAAGAAAAGAAACAAAATCCTGGAAATGGCCAATATTTCAATTTTTTTTTATGACTTTGTTAGCTTATATCGCTTCATTATTAACATATCAAATATTAAAAAAATAA
- a CDS encoding FeoA family protein: MNLSNLKKGEKGIIKGYKNDNFPIKLLELGVLPGVKIEILFVSIFYDPLCISYDQSCLALRKKEAENIIIEPIIFLDKK; encoded by the coding sequence TTGAATTTATCTAATCTGAAAAAAGGAGAAAAAGGGATTATTAAAGGATATAAAAATGATAATTTCCCTATAAAACTATTAGAGTTAGGAGTTTTACCTGGGGTAAAAATCGAAATACTTTTTGTTTCTATTTTTTACGATCCATTATGCATAAGCTATGATCAATCTTGCTTAGCTTTACGAAAAAAAGAAGCTGAAAATATCATAATAGAACCTATTATTTTTTTAGATAAAAAATAA
- a CDS encoding 5-formyltetrahydrofolate cyclo-ligase: protein MNKKKLRKKYLHMRKSISQKEIIKMSNEIFLHLKKIFFIWEKTYYHIFLPIREYKEVNTFIIINFLLKKGKCVTIPCSNFRNFSIENCLFHENTILTQKKYGILEPIPMHKSIVSISLIEIIFIPLLIFDSKGYRIGYGKGFYDRFIPLCKKNIIKIGLSFFYPIKRIKNIHKNDLLIDIGITPHHIFFLKNSIKKNFENIPNNNQHHN, encoded by the coding sequence ATGAATAAAAAAAAATTACGTAAAAAATATTTACATATGAGAAAATCTATTTCTCAAAAAGAAATTATAAAAATGAGTAACGAGATTTTTTTACATTTAAAAAAAATATTTTTTATATGGGAAAAAACATATTATCACATTTTCTTACCCATACGTGAATATAAAGAAGTCAATACATTTATTATAATTAATTTTTTACTAAAAAAAGGAAAATGTGTTACTATACCCTGTTCTAATTTTCGTAATTTTTCTATAGAAAATTGTTTATTTCATGAAAATACTATATTAACACAAAAAAAGTATGGAATTTTAGAACCTATTCCTATGCATAAATCTATCGTTTCAATCTCTCTGATTGAAATCATATTTATTCCTCTATTAATATTTGATTCAAAAGGTTATAGAATAGGTTATGGAAAAGGTTTTTATGATAGATTTATTCCTTTATGTAAAAAAAATATCATTAAGATAGGTTTAAGTTTTTTTTATCCCATAAAAAGAATTAAGAATATACATAAAAATGATTTATTAATAGATATAGGAATCACCCCTCATCATATTTTTTTTTTAAAAAATTCAATAAAGAAAAACTTTGAAAATATCCCAAATAATAATCAACATCATAATTAA
- the mgtE gene encoding magnesium transporter, with translation MFNEDQDYLNKDKFLNNQTISRLIKSIYHNPNDVVKIFSSLKLCKAISIFRILDYSIKKKIIKGLPSIKKMELLNNLSVDDRVYLLDNLPKKILKDLIKYLNSEDKYRILVSLGYPKNSVSRLMIPYYIAIQKTWTIQEVLDYIRREVKNSDVIEIVYIVDQKGKLINDIKIQEFLLVDPKKKVSDLINGQYTETLNVKDTEKKAIQIFSMSNRISLPVIDDHNFLLGIVTVDGVLDENYRKNSKKIGEMKALNQSYLNVSLFKLIKKRAGWLILLFIGEMLTTTVMQKFSSVIEKAVVIALFIPLVVSSGGNSGSQAASLIIQAMALGEVKIKDWWIVMRREIICGFFLGSILGLTGFIRVVAWHKINLFNYGTHWILVGLTVFLSLIGIVLWGTLSGAMLPFIIKKLRGDPASSSAPFVATLVDVVGLIIYFSISYILLNGTLL, from the coding sequence ATGTTTAATGAGGATCAAGATTATTTAAATAAGGATAAATTTCTAAATAATCAAACTATAAGTAGATTAATAAAGAGCATTTATCACAATCCTAATGATGTTGTAAAAATATTTAGTTCGTTAAAATTATGTAAAGCAATTTCTATTTTTAGAATATTAGATTATTCTATAAAAAAAAAAATTATAAAAGGCTTGCCTTCTATTAAAAAAATGGAGTTGTTAAATAATTTATCAGTAGATGATCGTGTTTATTTATTAGATAATCTTCCAAAAAAGATTTTAAAAGATTTAATAAAATATTTAAATTCAGAAGATAAATATAGAATTTTAGTATCTCTAGGGTATCCTAAAAATAGTGTAAGCCGTTTGATGATTCCATATTATATTGCTATTCAAAAAACTTGGACTATACAAGAAGTTTTAGATTACATTCGTAGAGAAGTGAAAAATAGTGATGTTATAGAAATTGTTTATATAGTCGATCAAAAAGGAAAATTAATAAATGATATAAAAATACAAGAATTTTTGTTAGTAGATCCAAAAAAAAAAGTATCTGATCTAATAAACGGTCAATATACTGAAACTTTAAATGTAAAAGATACAGAAAAAAAAGCGATTCAAATATTTTCTATGAGCAATAGAATTTCACTTCCAGTTATAGATGATCATAATTTTTTATTGGGAATAGTAACTGTAGATGGAGTTTTGGATGAAAATTATAGAAAAAATTCAAAAAAAATAGGAGAAATGAAAGCTTTAAATCAATCTTATTTAAACGTTTCTTTATTCAAACTTATTAAAAAAAGAGCTGGATGGTTAATTTTATTGTTTATAGGAGAAATGTTAACGACAACAGTCATGCAAAAATTTTCAAGTGTTATAGAAAAAGCTGTAGTTATTGCTTTGTTCATTCCTTTAGTTGTTTCAAGTGGAGGAAATAGTGGTTCTCAAGCAGCAAGTTTAATTATACAAGCAATGGCTTTGGGAGAGGTGAAAATAAAAGATTGGTGGATTGTAATGCGAAGAGAAATTATTTGCGGTTTTTTTTTAGGTAGTATTTTAGGATTGACAGGTTTTATACGTGTAGTTGCTTGGCATAAAATAAATTTATTTAATTATGGAACTCATTGGATATTAGTAGGTTTAACTGTATTTTTATCCTTAATCGGAATCGTGTTATGGGGGACATTAAGTGGGGCAATGTTACCTTTTATAATTAAAAAATTAAGAGGAGACCCCGCTAGTTCTTCAGCTCCTTTTGTTGCTACATTAGTAGATGTTGTTGGATTAATTATATATTTTTCTATATCTTATATTCTTTTGAATGGGACTTTATTATAA